The region CACTCGGGGCGGAGGTCGTACAGCCAGCGCATCGGCTCCGCGGCCAGCAACGACCGTTCGTCCTTGCACTGGGCGACGAGTTCGGCCCGACTGTCCCGGCCGTGCGCCAGGTCGTGGGCCGCCTGGTGCACCAGCGGCTGGTCCGCCAGGCCCCCACGCTTCCCCGCCCGGGACCACGCCTGGCACGGCGGTGACGCGATCAGACCCTTGATCCGACCCACGAACGGGGAGGTGGGGTAGGCGGCGACGTCGGTCTGGATGACAGGGTGCCCGGCGGCGTGCGCGGTCAGGCACGCCGCCCGGTCCCACTCAAGACCGATGTCCGTCAGCCCCAGCAGGCGCAGGCCCTCAGACCAGCCCCGCGGACCGGCGAACAGGTCGACGATCACGCGGCGCTCCTCTCCGTGTCGCCGCCCTGTGCGGCCTTCTGCTGCTTCACAGCCGTCTCCAGCAGGTCCAGCAGCTCACGGAACGGCATCTGCTCCCTTGCCGGCGGCGGGCCCTCCACGTACAGGTCGATGACTTCCTTCACCGTCGCCTCACCACGAATCTGGGTGAGCGCATCAGCGTTCATGCGCATGTCGATCGCCTGGAGATACAGCCTGTCCAGGACCTCGTCATCACCACCCTCAGCAAGAACCTCGGCCTCCACGATCCCGCCGTTGCGGGGCCCGTCGTACGCGGCCTCGGCGGCGGGGTCGATGTCGGAGGGCTCCGGGTCGCCAGACTCGGCGGCGGCCATGGCTTCGGCCCGGGAGGCGACCTGGCGACCGATGGCGGTGATCTGGTCGAGATACTCCGTCGGGGCACCAGCGTTCTTCGCCTCCTGCCACAGGGCGCGGACCGCGTCGGCGGACTTGGCGGCCTGGGCCTCGGCAAGGTAGTCGCGGCGCTCCCGCTGCACCGGCGGCGTGTTCGGCGTCGACTGCACAACGCTCATACGCGGCTGCTCCTGGTCGGCGTTGTCCGCCTGCGCCATCTCCTCGGCCGTGTAGACGCCGGCGAGGTCGTGCGGGAACGCCTTCCGAAGCGCCAACGCTTCGGCGCACTTGGCGATCTGCCCGGCGGGCATCTTTGCCCACAGGCCCTTGGGGTTGCCGTCCGGAAACGTCTGCACGTACTCGCGGAACGTGGCGACCGCGGAGAAACGCTGCCCATTGCGGACCACGGTCACCTTTGCGGCCGCCGGCGGCTCGTCGGCCAGCCACACGTCACGCCACCGACCGGACGGGTCGCACCACACGGTGTCCTCGTAGCCGTACGTGCCGCCGGTCTGCGCGGTCACGCGCTGGGCGATGACGCGGTACCCGTCGATGCCGGTCTGCGGCGTGTAGACCTCGCGGCCGTCCTTCTTGCTGAACCGGCCGATGAGGTAGATCTGCCGGGAGAACGGGTCGAGGCCGGTGCGCTGGCACAGGTGCAGGAAGCCGGACAGTTCGGCGGCGGTCACCTGGTCCTTGATGCCGGATTGGCGGAGGACGGCGGCCTGCTCGGGCGTCCAGTTGGTCTGGTCGGGGCGGATGGCGAGGGCGCCGCCGGTCTTGGTGGGCTGGTTTTGGGTGTGCGAGGTGGGGCCCTCCGCCGTGCTGCTGGCGAGGGCCTCGGTGGTAGCAACCACGTGAGGTCTCCAATGTGGGGTTGTACGAGATACCGGAGGGCGGGTCTGGTTGTCGGCGTCCAGACCGGCCCCGCCGGCCGATGCCTACTCGGCCCGGTCGGCTTCGATCCCGAGCTGGTCCAGCAGATAGTCGATCGCCAGCACGTTCGGGCCCGTCTTCGCGTTCAACACCGGGTGGCCCTTGCAGGCCTCCTTCACCCGGTCATGCAGAGCATCGTTCGGACGCATCCGCATCGGAACCATGTCCGCCGCATCCTCAGCACTCCACACCACCGGCTGCGGATCGAACTCGCCGTCCAAGAACTTCTGAAAGCCCTCGTTGACGATGTCGTGCACCCGCTCACCCGAAGCCGCGGACAGCTCACGAATCAGATCCCGCACCCGGCGAGGCACCTCCGGATTACGCTCCGCGCCCTGCGGCAGAGCCACACGAGCACCCGGCGCATACCGGCCCAGCTTGTACGTGAACATCAGATACTCGGCAGCCACCCGCGCCGACGACGCACGCCGGTCGTGGGTCTCCTGCCGGATCTTCTCCGTCGCCTGCGTCGACAGCAGCTTGGACGCCATCACGTTCAGGTTCACCCGGGCCTCCGGCTGAACGGAGCGGCGGTCGACCCAGCGCGGCATCTTGAACCGGCCGGCCAGGTACTCCGCCAGACCCTCGTTCACCTTCGCCGTCAGCGTCGTCGCCGCCGGATCAGCCGCCGCAGCAGCCTTGATCTGATCGCGGATGCTCTCCGGGATGTTCATCGCCAGGTTGTGGCTGCCCTCCACACGGGAGGGGTCAGTGGCGCGGAGCTGCTCCCAACCGCCCGGCGCCAGGGCCGCGTCCACGAAGGCAGCGAGGTCGGCTCGCTGCGTGCCGGCGACGAACGCCGACACTTCGGCGAGTCCGTCACGCAGCGACGGGCGTGTGGTGGAACGGTCGGCGGGAGTGCGGGCCACGAGGGGTCCTTTCGGCGGTGTACGCCGCCGTGATCCTGCATGACCCGGCGGGCGTGTGGGGGCGTTGACCACGCCAGTTTCCTCCATTCGTATTGCGGATGCCATAGGGCTATGGCGGTGGTTGAGGTGCGCTGTTTCCTAGCAACACCAACCATACCCGCAGACCTATTGTGCATGCAATAGCTTCGTGGGTATGGTGGAACCATCACCACACGGCGAGGGGACACCGAATGCGCATCACCAAGAACCAGACCACCCGCAAGACCCTCGCCGACCTCTACCGCAGCATCGACCGCGCCACCGTCGTCACGATCACCTACCGCGACGAGAAAGGCGAGGAGACGATCCGTAGCATCGAGCCGTACGAGATCCGCACCACCAAAGCCGGCCGCATCCAGGTCCGCGCCATGTGCCGCCTCCGCGGCGACGCCCGCTCCTTCTACGTCGACCAGGTCGTGTCCTACACCTGCCACCGGATGGCGTTCGTCCTCGACCGGCCGGAGGCAACGACCCCCGCCGGACAGGGCATCGTGGTCCGTAGCGCCGCACAGCTCATCGCCCGCGAACTCGGACGCGACTACCTCCCCGCACGCCGCCTTGCACGTACCGACCTCGCACCCGCCGCCTAGGGAGAATCCCATGTCGAACACCGACAAGCCCTACGAAGTTCTGATCACTGGAGCCGGGTTCTCCCAGCCCGCCAGGTTCGCCACCGTAGAAGAGGCCTACGCCGAAGCCCACCGTGTCCGCAAGGACGCCGAAGCTGGCGAACGCGTGACCTTCACCAACCTGATCGGACAGACAGGCGCGCACCTCGTCCTCGGCATCCGCATCAACGGCTGGAACCCGATCACCAACACCTGGCTCACCCACGCCGACCTTTGGAGCGCGAGGAAGCCCTCGCCCGACGCCCTCACCCCGATCCCCGCAGACTGGCACGGCGTTCCACTGCCCGACGACTGGTACGGCAAGTCGACGGCCGTCTGACCTCCGCTCAGCAGGAAGGCCACCGCCCTGTGTTGGGTGGTGGCCGAGTCGTAGAGATCGCGCAGACGGAGTCTAACCTTGAAGCCCTTTGCGGGGCTACCGCCTCTGACGAACCCGCAGAATGGAGCCCGTGACCGTGACCCACCAGACCGCCCTCTTCGGCCAGCACCAGATGGCTCTGGTCCGCCAGGACAGCGTCGCGCGGCGCTGGCAGTGCACCGAGTGCGGCGTGCGAGCGGAGCACTGGTTCAACGCGCAGTCCCGGTACGAGACCCGGCGGTGGATCGACTGGACGGCTCCCGACGGGCGTACCTGGTACACGGACTTCCGCGACGGGTACGCCGATCCGCCGGCCTGCCCCCTGCCCGGTATCCCCGCCGTGTGCCCGTGGGAGACGCCGTTCGTCCAGCTGTACCGCGGGGCGTGGGGCGACGTGCACCTGGACACGGCGATGCGGACCTGGTGTGAGCGGCATCAGCAGGCGATCAGCGAGTGCACCGACCCCGGCCCGTACTGCCCCGGATGGCAGGCACACGAGGACGGGGAGCCCGGCATGCCCGGACCGTGCACCGGTCGGGAGAACTCCTGCAAGTGCATGTGCCCGGCCTGCTGCGGCGACACCCCCGACGTGTGGGGCGCCCCCGTCTACTGACGGACACGCCGCCCCGGCAGGGGGGAACGCGGGCCGGTCTTCCGTCATACGGTGCCTCTACGACCTGCGGAACCCCGCCCGGACCGCCCTCCCACCACCATGCTGATCTTTCAGTAAAACCTCGGGACACCCCCACCCAGCAGCCCCATCGTGGTGTACGGCGCGGACCCAGCCCACCCCTCGCCCACGCGACATCCCCTAGTGGGTGGTGGTCCCGAGGTTTTACTGAGGATCTTGATCTGGTGTGGGGTGCGGGCACAATAGGGCCCATGGAACCCCGCGCACTCCTCGACACCTGGCTGGACACCGCAACCAACCTGCGATCCTCCAGCCGCATCGAGTACCGGCGCGAGGTCACCCGCTGGCTCACCTGGTGCGAAGATCAGCGTCCCCCGGTCAACCCCTACCGGTGCGGCATCGAGGACATCGCCGCCTGGGCCGGCACCCTCCTCACCGACCACCTGGACGGACGGCCCTTCGACGGGCCCGACGCCCTCACCCACGTCGCCGAACACCATCGCGCCGCCGCGTTGACCCACGACCGGCGGATCACCGCCATCACCCAGTACTACGAAGCCGCCAAAGACCGCGGCGCCATCCGCCTCGCCCCCGACCTCACCATGCTCCGCTCCGGCGTCGACCGCGACGCCGGCACCCCCCGCCGGCTCACCCCCATGGAACGCAACGTCCTCCTCATCTGCATCGGCATGTGGGGACCCGACCGCGCCCGCCACTACCGCCGCGACCGCCTCATCGCCTACCTCCTCCTCGAGGGCCTGCGCCCGGCGGAGGTCGCCCGCGTCGACATGCGCCACCTCTACGACCTCGGCACCGGCGTCTGGGAAGTCCGCGCCCCCGACTACGAGTACGAAGCCGTCGGCAAGAAACACGTCCTGGAGCCGCTGACCGTGGCCGCGCTGATCGAATACCTGCCGCACCGCATCAAGCCCGCCGACGGAGTCCACACCCTCATCACCGTCCAAGGCGGCGGCCCCCTCGACTCCGGATACCCCAACCTGATCATCCGGCAGATCGCCGCCCTCCACCCCCTCCTCGCACAGCGCACCCCACCCGTCACCGCCGACACCATCGCCCACACCGGGTACTGGGAGACGCCCCCCGGCTGAGTAGGATCACAACCCACACACCGGGGAGAGGTGCCGCGATGACGCTGGTAGCGGGCGAGTACGAGTTCACGTGCGACGAATGCGACGGGGACGGGAACCTGCAATACATCCGCATTACGACCGAGGGCGACGACGAGCCCGAACTCGTCTGGGACAAGTGCGACGACTGCCACGGCGAAGGCCGGCTCCTGGTCGACGAGGAAGAAGCGGCCGAGAAGATCCGCTGGGGGCAGACCCCGACACGCACCCCTGCCGCCGCCTAGTCTTCGTCCCCGCCCGGAAGACGCTCGGCAATTCGGGCGGCGATGCGGTAGCCGGGGCTGTTGTCGAGGCGGCCGCGCCGGCGGTCGTAGCGTCGGGTGGTCCGCGGGTCCTTGTGGTCGGCGAAGTCCTGCACGTGGTGGAGCTTGGCGTCGGGCGCGTCCAGGGCGTGGGTGACGGCGTCGTGCTTGAGGACGTGCGGGTGGAAGGTGGCCGCGTTGGCGATACCCGCCTTGGCCGCTAGGCGCCGCACGAGGCGCCACACGTAGGCCGGGTCCAGTGGGTTGCCGTTGCGGGTCTGGAACAGTGGTCCCGTGGTGCGGCCCGCGAGGTAGACGTCGATGGCGTGCCCGGTGGCCGGTGGGACGACCTTCGGTTTGCGGCGGCCACCCTTCAGGCGGACGTTGAGAATGCGGTGCCCCTTGTCGTAGCCGAGGTCGTCGGCTTGGGCGCCGAGGGCGGAGTCGAGGCGTAGCGCCACGGTGTAGATGGCGAGCAGGAGGGCGTAGGAGCGGGGTCCGTCCTCGTAGGCCGCGGCGAGCAGGCGCGCGGACTCTTCTTCGGTGCTGCCTTGGGTGTCGGAGCCGTCCTGGTCCAACTCGGGGCGGGCGACGAGGTCGAAGGGGTCGATGCCGTCTCCGAGGGCACGGACCGCGTACTTGTGGAAGCTGGAGCAGGCGGAGAGCAGGTTGGCGCGGGCGGCGTCGGAGCGGGGCGGACCGGTGGGGGCCTTCTGCCCGCGGTGGCCGCCCTTGACGGGGACCATGGTGGGTGCGGTTTCGAGGTGGCGGGAGAACGCTTCGGCGAGGGGGAAGCGGGCTTGGAGCGGGTGGGTGCCGGTCTCGCGGGCGTAGGTGTCCCACACCCGGTATTGGCGGACGTACGTCTGCCGGGTGTTCTTCGTCTTCTGCCGGGCAATCCAGGCGCCTACGAGACCGGGGTATGGGTCGCCTGCCGGGTAGTGGCCAGCCAACTCGGTGGCGAAGTCGAGGGCTTCGGAGGGCCAGTCGTCGGCGGCGCTGCGGGTGCGCGCGGCGAGTTGGCCGCCGCGCGCTCTCGGGACGAGCTCGGTCATGGCCGAAGCTCCGTCGGAAAGTCGTGGTGATCCGTGTATGAAGCGGCTACGTCACGGACGTCGGGGCATGGCCACGCCCGTTGGCAGTGATTGCAGACCAGCACACCCCAGTGCGGTGCTTCGCACTCTGTGCACTGTCCCATGGAGTGCGGGGTGTGCCGGGCCAGCATGCGTCGCTTGGCCTCGACCTCGACAAGCACGCGTTCGGCTTCGCCTGGCGCTCGGGTTCCTGTGCCAGTGAAGAGGGTGAGAGCGGCGGCGGTGTCGGGGTCGTTCCGGACGACCTCCGCCAGAGCGAAGGCGCCCTCTGTGGCTTCGGTGGAGGTGACGATGGCTCCGCTCTCGCGGAGTCGGATGGCGGCCCGCATGAACGTCTCGTCGTCGTTCAGTCGGTCTTGCAGGAAGCGCAGCGGGTCGTCCACGGATGGCCCCTTGGTTGGTTCGGTCCCCCGCCCATACGGGAGATCCACATAACAGTAATTATGTAGTAGGTGAGGGCCCGAGGTTCCCTTGACACCTGTTCAGGGACCTGTTCGACGTGTTCGATTCTTCGTCAGGAACGATTCTGAGCAAGCGCCTCGGGGTCACGCAGATGCTCCAGCACCGCGCGTTGGATCTCCCTGGCCAGCAGGCTGTACTCGTCATCGTCCGGTTCCATCGTGAGCGTCGCGACAAGCCAGCGCAGGACTACTGCCATCGGAACGTCCACGAGTCCGACGTTCTCGGCTGCTTGCTGCGACCACGCCTTCAGCTTGCGATGCTGCTGGCGATCCAGATCAAGCGTTAGCCGGGACATCCTCTGTTGCTGCGGCACGGCGCCTCCTGTTGCACGTATCGGCAACCGTGGAACGACTGAGTGCAGCGCCCGTCACGCGGAACACACGTTATGCGCTTCTCCTGGAGCGATTCTGCCGCAGGACGCTAGCGGGCCGGATACAGGACGTCGAACTCTGGCGGCTCCCACCGGCCGAAGGTCGACACGTCGTCCTCGGTGAAGTCGGACGCCCCGCGAAGGGTCACTCTTCCCATGCGGAGACTTCGGAAGCTGATCCCCGGAGCTTCCATGCCCGCTGCTTTGGCTCGGCTGCGCACGACAATGTCGATGCCACCGGGCAGCAGAGCCTTCGCGGCGATGTTCCCCCAGCGGTCGATCTGCCGGAACAAGGGTCCTTCGGCCTGGCCGAGGCCGGCCAGCGTTCCCAGCCAGCCATCGGTGAACCTGAGCACGCTGGTCGTCTGGTCGCCGCTGTCACGCACAAAGACGCTGGTCTCTGCTCCAGGTAGCCGGACCCGGACGCCGTCGTGCATCAGGTGTACGG is a window of Streptomyces ambofaciens ATCC 23877 DNA encoding:
- a CDS encoding DUF6221 family protein — protein: MDDPLRFLQDRLNDDETFMRAAIRLRESGAIVTSTEATEGAFALAEVVRNDPDTAAALTLFTGTGTRAPGEAERVLVEVEAKRRMLARHTPHSMGQCTECEAPHWGVLVCNHCQRAWPCPDVRDVAASYTDHHDFPTELRP
- the bet gene encoding phage recombination protein Bet, which encodes MVATTEALASSTAEGPTSHTQNQPTKTGGALAIRPDQTNWTPEQAAVLRQSGIKDQVTAAELSGFLHLCQRTGLDPFSRQIYLIGRFSKKDGREVYTPQTGIDGYRVIAQRVTAQTGGTYGYEDTVWCDPSGRWRDVWLADEPPAAAKVTVVRNGQRFSAVATFREYVQTFPDGNPKGLWAKMPAGQIAKCAEALALRKAFPHDLAGVYTAEEMAQADNADQEQPRMSVVQSTPNTPPVQRERRDYLAEAQAAKSADAVRALWQEAKNAGAPTEYLDQITAIGRQVASRAEAMAAAESGDPEPSDIDPAAEAAYDGPRNGGIVEAEVLAEGGDDEVLDRLYLQAIDMRMNADALTQIRGEATVKEVIDLYVEGPPPAREQMPFRELLDLLETAVKQQKAAQGGDTERSAA
- a CDS encoding WYL domain-containing protein — protein: MRITKNQTTRKTLADLYRSIDRATVVTITYRDEKGEETIRSIEPYEIRTTKAGRIQVRAMCRLRGDARSFYVDQVVSYTCHRMAFVLDRPEATTPAGQGIVVRSAAQLIARELGRDYLPARRLARTDLAPAA
- a CDS encoding tyrosine-type recombinase/integrase, which gives rise to MTELVPRARGGQLAARTRSAADDWPSEALDFATELAGHYPAGDPYPGLVGAWIARQKTKNTRQTYVRQYRVWDTYARETGTHPLQARFPLAEAFSRHLETAPTMVPVKGGHRGQKAPTGPPRSDAARANLLSACSSFHKYAVRALGDGIDPFDLVARPELDQDGSDTQGSTEEESARLLAAAYEDGPRSYALLLAIYTVALRLDSALGAQADDLGYDKGHRILNVRLKGGRRKPKVVPPATGHAIDVYLAGRTTGPLFQTRNGNPLDPAYVWRLVRRLAAKAGIANAATFHPHVLKHDAVTHALDAPDAKLHHVQDFADHKDPRTTRRYDRRRGRLDNSPGYRIAARIAERLPGGDED